A stretch of the Vidua chalybeata isolate OUT-0048 chromosome Z, bVidCha1 merged haplotype, whole genome shotgun sequence genome encodes the following:
- the CREB3 gene encoding cyclic AMP-responsive element-binding protein 3 yields the protein MSCPEELDAVADVDLLDFLLKEDAPCPEIPGEQNGLLEDWGLPMPELLDKEMDDFISSLLSPLEDESDRLSYLPANNDSSISEDQLLSHCLGSNFASRDIVQVDHNYSLHQDWPTQESVRSDMAEGDVAIELGAWVGLEGTSEALEQSTSFPVAVEDETQLVPGAIVQSDFPELVLTEEEKQLLEKEGVTLSTSLPLTKAEERVLRKVRRKIRNKQAAQDSRRRRKIYVDGLENRVAACTAENHELEKKVHQLQKQNMSLLKQLQKLQALVRQSAPRTTRSKTCTMIVVLSFCLVLSPSIRLPGRVEPQQELKVLSRQIREFPNQGAPDVQHDTELKGFSPEPGDPLLSGNLSQSWEEGQSPLNSNPRSFNSNSSSDPLAAAGSKPGPPQSDPLPAAVLVPWKSKGEEWVEHPDKVLIQQHHANEM from the exons ATGTCGTGCCCAGAGGAACTGGATGCCGTGGCAGATGTGGATCTGCTTGACTTTCTTCTGAAGGAGGATGCTCCCTGCCCTGAAATCCCAGGGGAGCAGAATGGTCTGCTGGAAGACTGGGGCCTACCAATGCCTGAG ctcctggacaAGGAGATGGATGACTTCATCAGCTCACTGCTGAGCCCTTTAGAAGATGAATCAGACAGGCTCAGTTACTTGCCTGCCAACAatgacagcagcatttctgaggATCAGCTTCTGTCCCATTGCCTTGGTAGCAATTTTGCCAGCCGAGACATTGTGCAGGTTGATCATAACTACTCTCTTCATCAAGACTGGCCTACACAGGAAAGTGTGAGGTCTGACATGGCAGAAGGAGATGTTGCCATTGAGCTAG gggCATGGGTGGGTTTGGAAGGCACAAGcgaggcactggaacagagcACCAGTTTCCCCGTTGCTGTGGAAGATGAAACCCAGCTTGTGCCTGGAGCCATTGTACAG TCTGACTTCCCAGAGCTGGTCCTgacagaggaggagaagcagctcctggagaaagAAGGTGTTACATTATCAACCAGTCTGCCACTGACCAAA GCTGAGGAGCGAGTTCTGAGGAAAGTCCGTCGTAAGATTCGGAACAAGCAGGCAGCTCAGGATAGTCGTCGCCGGAGGAAGATCTATGTGGATGGCCTAGAAAACAG GGTGGCAGCCTGCACAGCTGAAAACCATGAACTGGAGAAGAAGGTGCaccagctgcagaagcagaacaT GTCACTGCTCAAGCAGTTGCAGAAACTGCAGGCCTTGGTGAGACAGTCCGCCCCCAGAACTACCAGAAGTAAAACCTGCACCATG ATCGTGGTTCTGTCCTTCTGCCTTGTTCTGTCCCCCAGCATCCGCTTACCTGGGAGGGTAGAGCCACAGCAGGAGCTCAAGG TGCTGTCACGGCAGATCCGCGAGTTTCCGAACCAGGGAGCACCTGATGTGCAGCACGACACTGAGCTGAAGGGCTTCAGCCCAGAGCCTGGAGACCCGTTGCTGTCAGGCAACCTCAGTCAGTCATGGGAAGAGGGGCAGAGTCCTCTTAACTCCAATCCCAGGTCTTTCAACAGCAACTCATCCTCTGaccctctggcagcagcaggctcCAAGCCAGGCCCGCCCCAGAGTGACCCtttgccagcagcagtgctggtgccGTGGAAATCCAAGGGTGAGGAGTGGGTAGAACACCCTGACAAAGTTCTCATCCAGCAGCACCATGCCAATGAGATGTGA